One Malus domestica chromosome 11, GDT2T_hap1 genomic region harbors:
- the LOC103430200 gene encoding piezo-type mechanosensitive ion channel homolog isoform X2: MGFSTLFYWELHWSCRLVFDKQFSRTFQLPVEFPDMLQWVAKFIGLFKITLHSDWTEVCSSCSLLLFYTMLSYVKCDLEEMDCILSMKENNLMEQLLPSKHSFFIRESRSGVRHTNVLLTGAVFRTFSINFFTYGFPVSLFALSFWSFHFASICAFGLLAYVGYIIYVFPSLFRLHRLNGLLLVFILLWAASTYIFNVAFAFLNRKIGKNMDIWEMIGLWHYPIPGFFLLAQFCLGILVALGNLVNNSVFLWLSDEDGQSSNDNSTAEGEGETKVLIVATIAWGLRKSSRAIMLALILLIAMKPGFIHAVYVIFFLIYLLSHNISRKMRKSLILLCEVHFALLYIIQINPISDTLEQKGSLSAEILSQLGLVQHESSWDFLQIALLACFCAIHNHGFEMLFSFSAIVQHTPSRPFGFSILKAGLNKSVLLSVYASSAIQYRHDNPSYERRIALFLSAIGQKFLSVYRSCGTYIAFLTILLTVYLVRPNYVSFGYIFLLLVWIIGRQLVERTKKRLWFPLKAYAIMVFIFMYSLSSFLSIEIWLSKFIDLYFYLGYNSEASCLKNIWESLAVLIVMQLYSYERRQSSYNRSDDVHVLEFGVLGFVRRFVIWHSNKILFIAVFYASLSPISAFGFFYLLGLVLCSTLPKASHFPSKSFLVYTGFLVTSEYLFQMWGRQAAMFPGQKQSYISLFLGFRVFKPGFWGLESGLRGKVLVIAACTLQYNVFRWLKKMPSTILNNGKWEEPCPLFVSTEDANINGSIPREDNKPSTDSEAISVKREGVRSQSWPFFSPGSSQSPNHVSPRAGGSEGSSNKYSFGYIWGSTKESHKWNKKRILALRKERFDTQKLIAKIYLKFWMENMFNLFGLEINMIALLLASFALLNAISMVYIALLATCIILNRQSIRKLWRILVFLFASILILEYFAIWRSMWTRNQPDEMIAQCHDCWKSSTMYFSYCKYCWLGLIVDDPRMLISYFAVFMLACFKLRADQLSGFSVSSTYRQMVSQRKNLFVWRDLSFETKSMWTFFDYLRLYCYCHLLDLVLALVLITGTIEYDILHLGYLAFALVFFRVRLEILKKRNKIFKFLRIYNFALIVLSLAYQSPFVGESCAGKCETVDYVFEMIGFYKYDYGFRITARSALVEIVIFMLVSLQSYMFSSPEFDYVSRYLEAEQIGAIVREQEKKAAWKTAQLKHIRESEEKKHQRNLQVEKMKSEMLNLQTQLHSTNSVTDCGDSPPVSEGLRRRRNISLNLNNDWGTSDKEGLQLKKEQILREDSLYPCELHESPAPVNMENPTGMECARDSIESLNSEITEVEDDVADGVFFTSSEKDKVKGKGKESPLISLLGDGVSQVQSIGNQAVNNLVSFLNIDHEFDVNEHSSVEDGVYDEMESQKVKVSFDRSSSLQSDTSSDATSLQLGRILRHIWSQMRSNNDIVCYCCFILVFLWNFSLLSMVYLAALFLYALCVNSRPSYIFWVVMLIYTEIYILLQYLYQIIIQHWAFSVTSDLLREWGFPEHKITSSFVVSSLPLFLVYVFTLLQSSITAKDGEWMSSTDFDFYRRSALHGKDIPISYSWSQKTKKFLQIMENAIKSIIRSFFRYWNSLTHGADSPPYFVQVSMDVRSWPEDGIQPEKIESGVNQLLKIIHDERCKEKNPNLCPFASRVHVQSIERSQENENVALAVFEVVYASPMTECGDSIEWYKSLTPAADVAKEILKAQDAGFVEEIGFPYPILSVIGGGKRDIDVYAYVFGADLTVFFLVAIFYQSVRKNNSEFLDVYQLEDQFPKEFVFILMIIFFLIVLDRIIYLCSFASGKVIFYLFNLILFTYSVTEYAWNMEPSHHAGRLALRAIFLAKAVSLALQAIQLRHGIPHKGTLYRQFLTSEISRINYLGYRLYRALPFLYELRCALDWSCTTTSLTMYDWLKLEDIHASLYLVKCDAVLNRATHKQGEKQTKMTKCCNGICLFFILICVIWAPMLMYSSGNPTNIENPIKDASVQVDIKTASGRLTLYQTTLCEKLQWDKLDSDVNLDPEGYLDTYNKKDVQLICCESDASTLWLIPDVVQTRFIRSLDWDPNMDISFTWVLSRDRPKGKETVKYERSLESQDLPKQSDVQKVLNGSINSFRMYNIYPRYFRAGSGDVRPLELEDNFVNADLVLNRANYEWWSFRDTNSSDINGCGGLTGPMAIIVSEETPPQGILGDTLSKFSIWGLYLTFVLAVGRFIRLQCSDLRMRIPYENLPSCDRLIAICEDIYAARAEGELGVEEVLYWTLVKIYRSPHMLLEYTKPD, encoded by the exons CTATCCTATGTTAAATGTGATCTAGAGGAAATGGATTGTATTTTATCCATGAAAGAAAACAACTTGATGGAGCAACTTCTTCCCTCGAAGCATTCATTTTTTATTCGTGAATCTAG ATCTGGTGTGAGGCATACAAATGTTTTATTGACGGGAGCGGTTTTCCGGACCTTTAGTATCAACTTCTTCACATATGGTTTCCCG GTTTCCTTGTTTGCTCTTTCTTTTTGGAGTTTTCACTTTGCAAGCATTTGCGCATTTGGGCTACTTGCATATGTTGGCTACATCATATATGTCTTCCCTTCCTTATTCCGTTTGCATAGACTGAATGGGCTGCTTCTTGTCTTCATTCTCCTGTGGGCTGCTAGCacatatattttcaatgtagcATTTGCATTCTTGAATCGGAAAATCGGAAAG AACATGGACATATGGGAGATGATTGGGTTGTGGCATTATCCCATACCTGGATTCTTTCTGCTTGCACAATTTTGTCTTGGAATATTGGTTGCCTTGGGTAATCTTGTGAACAACTCGGTTTTCCTTTGGTTGTCTGATGAGGATGGACAATCTTCGAATGACAACAGTACTGCAGAAG GCGAGGGAGAGACCAAGGTATTGATAGTGGCCACAATTGCTTGGGGACTGCGCAAAAGCTCTCGAGCTATCATGCTGGCACTGATATTGCTCATTGCCATGAAACCTGGTTTCATCCATGCTGTATATG TGATATTCTTTTTGATATATCTTTTGAGCCACAACATTAGCAGAAAGATGCGCAAGTCTTTGATTCTCCTATGTGAGGTTCACTTTGCGCTATTGTATATCATTCAGATTAATCCGATCTCTGATACTTTGGAGCAAAAAGGCTCTTTGAGTGCAGAAATCTTATCACAATTAG GTCTTGTTCAACATGAAAGCTCTTGGGACTTTTTGCAAATAGCTTTGCTTGCTTGCTTCTGTGCAATTCATAACCATGGTTTTGAAATGCTATTTTCGTTCTCAGCAATTGTGCAGCATACACCTAGCCGTCCATTTGGATTTAGCATTTTGAAAGCTGGTCTGAATAAATCAGTTTTGTTGTCAGTGTATGCGTCCTCAGCCATTCAGTACAGACATGATAATCCTTCTTATG AGAGAAGAATCGCATTATTCCTCAGTGCAATTGGGCAGAAGTTTTTATCTGTGTACAGATCATGTGGAACCTACATTGCCTTTCTAACGATTCTCCTTACCGTATACTTGGTGAGGCCCAATTATGTATCATTTGGATACATATTCCTTCTCCTTGTTTGGATCATTGGAAGACAACTTGTCGAGAGAACAAAAAAACGCCTTTGGTTCCCATTGAAAGCATATGCAATTATGGTGTTTATCTTTATGTATAGCTTGAGCAGTTTCCTGAGCATTGAGATTTGGTTGTCCAAGTTCATAGACCTTTATTTTTATCTAGGCTATAACTCAGAAGCTTCATGTTTGAAAAATATTTGGGAATCCCTAGCAGTGTTGATTGTGATGCAACTTTATAGCTACGAGAGAAGGCAGAGCAGTTATAACAGGTCAGATGATGTCCATGTGTTAGAATTTGGAGTGCTTGGGTTTGTAAGGCGGTTTGTCATTTGGCACAGCAACAAGATCTTGTTTATTGCAGTATTCTATGCATCTTTATCTCCAATAAGTGCCTTTGGCTTCTTTTATCTACTTGGCCTTGTCCTGTGTTCAACTTTACCTAAAGCTTCACATTTCCCATCTAAATCATTCTTGGTTTACACAGGATTCCTAGTAACGTCTGAGTACCTTTTTCAGATGTGGGGTAGACAGGCTGCAATGTTTCCTGGACAAAAGCAGTCTTATATTTCCCTTTTTTTGGGTTTCCGTGTATTTAAACCAGGCTTTTGGGGTCTAGAATCTGGCCTGAGAGGAAAAGTTCTGGTGATTGCTGCATGCACTCTTCAATATAATGTTTTTCGCTGGTTGAAAAAGATGCCAAGTACTATCCTAAACAATGGAAAGTGGGAAGAGCCTTGTCCATTGTTTGTCTCAACAGAAGATGCCAATATCAATGGTTCCATCCCAAGGGAGGATAACAAGCCATCGACAGATTCTGAAGCCATTTCAGTGAAACGAGAAGGGGTTAGAAGCCAATCATGGCCCTTTTTTTCCCCTGGTTCATCGCAATCACCTAACCATGTGTCCCCTAGAGCAGGAGGTTCTGAGGGTAGCAGTAATAAATATTCATTTGGGTACATTTGGGGCAGCACCAAAGAGAGTCATAAGTGGAACAAGAAGCGGATTCTTGCCTTGAGAAAGGAGAGATTTGACACACAGAAGCTTATCGCTAAAATCTATTTGAAATTCTGGATGGAGAATATGTTTAACCTCTTTGGTCTTGAGATAAACATGATTGCATTGCTTCTTGCAAGCTTTGCTTTATTGAATGCCATTTCTATGGTATACATTGCGTTACTTGCTACTTGCATTATTTTGAATCGGCAGAGTATCCGTAAACTATGGCGCATATTAGTTTTCCTGTTTGCATCCATTCTCATCCTTGAGTATTTTGCCATCTGGAGGAGTATGTGGACTCGAAATCAACCTGATGAGATGATTGCACAGTGCCATGATTGCTGGAAAAGCTCAACCATGTATTTCAGTTACTGCAAGTACTGCTGGTTAG GACTTATTGTCGATGATCCGCGTATGCTTATCAGCTATTTTGCCGTCTTCATGCTTGCTTGTTTCAAACTTCGTGCTGATCAATTGTCCGGATTCTCGGTGTCATCTACTTACCGACAAATGGTATCTCAACGTAAAAATTTGTTTGTGTGGAGAGACCTCTCTTTTGAAACCAAAAGCATGTGGACCTTCTTTGACTACCTGAGGCTTTACTGCTACTGTCATCTGTTGGATCTTGTGCTAGCATTGGTTTTGATTACTGGAACAATTGAGTATGACATTCTGCACCTTGGTTATCTTGCTTTTGCACTGGTTTTCTTTCGGGTGAGACTTGAAATCTTAAAGAAGAGGAACAAGATATTCAAGTTCTTGCGCATATACAATTTTGCGCTTATTGTTCTTTCTCTTGCATATCAATCTCCTTTTGTGGGGGAGTCTTGTGCTGGAAAGTGTGAGACAGTAGATTACGTATTTGAGATGATTGGATTTTATAAGTATGACTATGGATTTCGGATTACTGCAAGATCGGCTCTTGTTGAGATTGTCATTTTTATGCTGGTATCACTTCAGTCCTATATGTTCTCCTCCCCAGAGTTTGATTATGTTTCTCGATATCTTGAAGCCGAGCAAATTGGTGCCATTGTGCGTGAGCAAGAAAAGAAAGCTGCATGGAAAACTGCACAGTTAAAACATATTCGTGAATCTGAGGAGAAGAAACACCAGCGTAACCTGCAAGTGGAGAAAATGAAGTCAGAGATGCTCAACCTGCAAACCCAACTCCACAGCACAAACTCGGTTACTGATTGCGGTGACTCTCCTCCTGTCAGTGAAGGCctgagaaggaggaggaataTTTCTCTTAACTTGAACAACGATTGGGGGACCTCTGATAAAGAAGGATTACAACTGAAAAAGGAGCAGATACTTAGAGAGGATTCATTATATCCTTGTGAATTGCATGAATCTCCTGCACCAGTGAATATGGAAAATCCAACAGGGATGGAGTGTGCGAGAGATTCAATAGAATCTCTGAACAGTGAGATCACTGAAGTTGAAGATGATGTTGCTGATGGCGTATTTTTCACTTCTTCAGAAAAGGACAAAgttaaagggaaagggaaggaaagCCCACTAATATCTCTGCTAGGTGATGGTGTTTCCCAGGTACAGTCGATTGGAAATCAGGCAGTTAACAACCTTGTAAGCTTTTTGAACATTGATCATGAGTTTGATGTCAATGAGCACTCTTCTGTTGAGGATGGGGTGTATGATGAGATGGAGAGCCAGAAAGTTAAAGTGTCCTTTGACCGTTCATCTTCCCTGCAGTCTGACACGAGTTCTGATGCAACAAGTCTGCAGTTAGGAAGGATCCTCCGTCACATATGGTCCCAAATGCGATCCAACAATGATATTGTGTGTTATTGTTGTtttatccttgtctttttgTGGAACTTCAGTTTGCTTTCTATGGTGTATCTGGCGGCTTTATTCTTGTACGCACTATGTGTAAATTCCCGTCCAAGTTACATCTTCTGGGTTGTTATGCTGATTTACACAGAAATCTATATTTTGCTTCAGTATCTGTACCAGATTATCATCCAGCACTGGGCTTTTAGTGTTACTTCAGACTTGCTTCGCGAGTGGGGATTTCCTGAACATAAAATCACATCTTCTTTTGTGGTCAGTTCATTACCTCTCTTTCTTGTCTACGTATTTACCCTCTTACAGAGCTCTATAACCGCAAAAGATGGTGAGTGGATGTCGTCTACAGACTTCGACTTCTATAGGAGGAGTGCTTTGCATGGAAAAGATATTCCTATCAGCTATAGCTGGAGTCAGAAAACAAAGAAGTTTCTGCAAATAATGGAAAATGCAATTAAATCGATAATCAGAAGCTTCTTTAGGTACTGGAATTCACTGACACATGGAGCAGATTCCCCTCCTTACTTTGTTCAGGTGTCTATGGATGTGCGCTCATGGCCAGAGGACGGGATTCAGCCAGAAAAGATTGAGTCTGGAGTAAATCAATTGCTTAAAATCATTCATGATGAAAGGTGCAAGGAGAAAAACCCTAATCTCTGCCCTTTCGCTAGCAGGGTGCATGTCCAAAGCATTGAAAGGagtcaagaaaatgaaaatgtagCCTTGGCTGTTTTTGAGGTGGTATATGCCTCTCCCATGACAGAGTGTGGTGATTCGATAGAATGGTACAAGTCACTTACTCCAGCAGCTGATGTTGCAAAGGAAATTCTTAAAGCACAGGATGCTGGGTTTGTTGAAGAAATAGGATTCCCATACCCTATACTCTCTGTAATTGGAGGAGGCAAAAGGGACATTGATGTGTATGCATATGTATTTGGTGCCGATCTGACTGTTTTCTTTTTAGTCGCCATATTCTACCAATCCGTAAGAAAAAATAACAGCGAATTTCTTGACGTGTATCAGCTTGAAGATCAGTTTCCGAAAGAGTTTGTATTCATCTTAATG ATTATCTTTTTCTTGATTGTGCTTGACCGTATAATCTATCTCTGTTCATTTGCCTCCGGAAAAGTGATTTTCTACCTTTTCAACCTCATCCTCTTCACATATTCAGTAACAGAGTATGCTTGGAACATGGAGCCTTCCCACCATGCTGGAAGATTAGCACTCCGTGCTATATTTCTTGCGAAAGCAGTTTCTTTAGCACTGCAGGCTATCCAACTCCGACATGGAATTCCTCATAAAGGCACTTTGTACCGGCAGTTTTTGACTAGTGAGATTTcaagaattaattatttgggatATCGACTATATCGCGCTCTGCCTTTCCTTTATGAACTGAGATGTGCACTTGATTGGTCATGCACAACCACATCTTTGACCATGTATGATTGGCTGAAA CTGGAGGACATACATGCAAGCTTGTACCTTGTCAAATGTGATGCAGTCTTGAATAGAGCAACGCACAAACAAGGAGAAAAGCAAACGAAAATGACCAAATGTTGCAACGGGATATGTCTGTTTTTCATATTGATTTGTGTTATTTGGGCTCCAATGCTG ATGTACAGCAGTGGTAACCCGACGAACATTGAAAATCCCATCAAAGATGCCAGTGTTCAGGTTGACATTAAGACAGCGAGTGGAAGATTGACCCTGTATCAAACCACCCTCTGTGAAAAGCTCCAATGGGACAAACTTGACTCTGATGTTAATCTTGACCCTGAAGGTTACTTGGATACCTATAATAAGAAAGATGTCCAGTTGATATGTTGCGAATCTGATGCTAGTACTTTGTGGCTTATTCCCGATGTAGTTCAAACCAGATTCATTCGGTCCCTTGATTGGGATCCCAACATGGATATATCTTTCACTTGGGTACTTTCCAGGGACAGGCCCAAAGGCAAGGAAACTGTGAAATATGAAAGAAGTTTGGAGTCTCAGGATCTTCCGAAACAATCAGATGTCCAAAAAGTTCTCAACGGCTCCATTAACAGCTTTAGGATGTACAACATTTATCCAAGATACTTCCGTGCTGGTTCTGGTGATGTCAGACCGTTGGAACTAGAG GATAATTTTGTTAACGCGGACCTTGTTTTGAATCGTGCAAATTATGAGTGGTGGTCCTTCCGTGACACCAATTCATCAGATATCAATGGATGTGGAGGTTTGACAGGACCGATGGCCATCATCGTATCTGAGGAAACACCGCCAC AGGGTATTCTTGGTGACACCCTTAGCAAGTTCAGCATTTGGGGTCTCTACTTAACATTTGTTCTTGCCGTTGGCCGCTTCATCAGACTTCAATGTTCCGACTTACGAATGAGAATCCCCTATGAGAACCTTCCTTCCTGTGATAG GTTGATAGCCATTTGTGAGGACATATATGCTGCAAGAGCAGAGGGTGAGCTTGGAGTTGAAGAGGTCTTATACTGGACACTGGTGAAGATTTACCGGTCACCACACATGCTGCTCGAATACACGAAACCGGATTAG
- the LOC103430199 gene encoding methyl-CpG-binding domain-containing protein 4-like: MDGRETTKTSSSKKPNIGTSSIDVYAAQCAECKKWRVIHSEEEFEEIRSKISTQPFYCNKKSGVTCDDVADMEYNATRTWVIDKPDLPKTPEGFKRHLVVRKDYSKLDAYYITPKGKRLRSQNQVAAFLKENPMFEGISASDFDFAAPKVMEDTVPEIFGKKGSDSSRKKIKKKKNEDQSAVITGKEDVE, encoded by the exons ATGGACGGCCGAGAAACGACTAAAACGTCGTCGTCCAAG AAACCAAATATAGGGACAAGTTCGATTGATGTATATGCTGCACAATGTGCAGAATGCAAGAAATGGAGAGTGATTCATTCAGAAGAAGAGTTTGAGGAAATCAGGAGCAAAATCAGTACGCAACCCTTTTATTGCAACAAGAAATCTGGTGTGACTTGTGACGATGTTGCCGATATGGAGTACAATGCTACTAGGACCTGGGTCATTGATAAGCCTGACCTTCCGAAGACCCCAGAAGGTTTCAAGAGGCACTTGGTGGTTAGAAAAGATTATTCCAAACTGGATGCgtattatattacacccaaggGGAAAAGATTGAGATCACAAAATCAGGTGGCAGCgtttttaaaagaaaacccCATGTTTGAAGGCATATCCGCTTCAGATTTCGACTTCGCAGCCCCAAAGGTAATGGAAGACACCGTTCCTGAGATTTTTGGTAAAAAGGGTTCTGATAGCAGccgcaaaaaaattaaaaagaaaaagaatgaggATCAAAGTGCTGTTATCACTGGTAAAGAAGATGTTGAGTAG